ACTGCCACCACATTACTAGGGTCTTTACCATGTTACTATGTATAcaagatttgtttttgtttacatttttttaaaggtatcctGTTCAACagatctgcctgaaatgctgaagttaCAAGTGGAGATGTATAAAACCTCACTCTGACATTCTGTTGTTGACTCAGTTTCCTGCAGCAGCTGTTCtgtagttgccccccccccaacctgtgcTAGAATTCCAAAGGGTCCCACAGGCTTGAAAAGGCTGGGGATCACTGGTCTGCTTTTCCGTGACCTATTTGGTGTTAGATTGAATTAGCAAGGGTGTTGTGTAGAAATATAATCCTTGCGGTGGGTCTGAAAAGTATCTGCAACCTTTCAATCTAGtctccctgttttaaaatatCCCATCAATACCTCGCTAATTCCGTCATAGATATTGTACACAGCTTAGACACCAATGTGAGACACTTGAGTGAGTATGCCTTACAAAAAGTGAAGATGGGCTGTGGGTATATTTATTGTATACTTGACTATATTTACTGTATGCTTACAGTAAATGTTTAAAGGCTTCCATACTCAAGCCAATGTTACAACTGTGTGGAGTAAGGCAGTTGCTTGGTCTTGGGGTTTATTTCTTTATATGCCACGCTCTCCTATGGCTCAGAGTGGAGTTCCTGTGAGAACTGTATTGAGTGGAGTTGCAAGGCCATACCTCTTGTCCAGTCACCCGAAAATGGGATTGATAGGCCAAGACCACTTTATGAGTAGGATCTGGGGCTCAATTCCACTGTcatgaagcttgttgggtgaccttggcccagtcctaCAGTTTCAGTGTAACAACCTTGCATGGTGTCcctgaggatgaaatggaaggaggaccccCAAAAGCTGCTCTGTGCTCTTGCTGAGGAAGGGGGTGATCAGGATTGTACTAGACTAATTCTGCCTGCCTGCTATTATGCCCGACCCACTGACACACATCAACCCAAAACTTGTGCATGGGTTTGGGAAGTAAGTTGCTTTTCTCCCTGCTTCTGCAGGTGGCTGAAAATGCAGTAGggattcccctcctctccccccacccccagaacacACAAAGGCCCACAGACAAAGCTTAATTCTGTCtttcccatttcctgcctctggctGGAGGAAGTCATGCTCCAGCTTCCTGGATGTGTGGCCTGGTGCAAAGTCGTGACTGCTGGTCACAGCTTCCCCCCAGCGTCGTGAGAGTCTCTTGTCGCCTCCGGGAAAGATCAAGGATTCCCCGTCCCTggcgctcccccctcccttcctttcctcagatCTTGATTGGATGGATGGGCTTGGAAGCGCGGAGCCTTCGGCGGGCGGATGTCGGGATTCTTCGTGAGGAAGTGAAAGGCCGGCGCTTCCCTCgctgccgcctgcctgcctgcgctcGCGCCCCTTGGGCCTGCTCTGCCTTGCGCGCTCAGTAGCTCTCCTGGGCCAGCGGCCGGCTCCAGTCGCGCCTTAAACTTTCGCAGCCCAGTTTCGGAGCGGTCCCTGGAGCGGCTTCGGCAATGGCtccggagtccccccccccccccccgcctaagcCTCTCGAGTTAGCCCTGTGCCTTCCCGCTCCGGCCAGTCTGGGCCATTCCGGTCCTGATCTCACACTCGGGGGGAAAGCGCGCGGCCTTCCGTGGCTGCCCAGAAAGAGGAGCCTCAGCACGAGGGCGCCCCAAAGCGCCGCATTTCagagagactcccccccccccccagccggcgGAGGGTGCCAAAGGAATCtcggtgccagcctccaggggggacctggggatctccaggcgaCAGCGATCcggccccctggagaaaacggctgctttggagggtggactccatggcattgtacccccccccccgaggttccTCCccgcccaaagtctccaggtatttccccacccagggcTGGTCAGCCTGGGCTTCACTGGGAGCAAAGCTCCGGAagagcaaatactccggaagatagagacagagttcaacgagatctgaacacaatggaaaaatgggcaaatgagaacaagatgcaatttaataaagataagtgtaaagttctgcatctgggtcagaaaaatgaaaagcatgcctactggatgggggatacgcttctaggtagcactgtgtgtgaacaagaccttggggtacttgtggattgtaaactaaacatgagcaggcagtgtgatgcagcggtaaaaaaggcaaatgccattttgggctgtatcaacaggggcatcacatcaaaatcacaagatgtcatagtcccattgtatacggcactggtgtgaccacacctggagtactgtgtgcagttctggaggcctcacttcaagaaggacgtagataaaattgaaagggtacagaggagagcgacaaagatgatctggggccaagggaccaagccctatgaagataggttgagggacttgggaatgttcagcctggagaaacagaggttgagaggggacatgatagccctctttaagtatctgaaaggttgtcacttggaggagggcaggatgctgtttctgctggctgcagaggagaggacacgcagtaatgggtttaaacttcaagtacaacgatataggctagatatcaggaaaaaaaatttagttcagcatggaataggctgcctaaggaggtggtgagctccccctcactggcagtcttcaagcaaaggttggatacacacttttcttggatgctttaggatgcttagggctaatcctgcgttgagcagggggttggacgagatggcctgtatggccccttccaactctatgattctatgaaagccgaTGGAGGCTGGGGCATGAGCGCGAAAGTGGAAGCGGGGTCCTGACGATGCCCTCGGGGTAGCTACCGCGGAAGTATCGCTAGCTGCATTGGCCCACACAGAACAAATTCTAAAGCGAATGTCCCAAAGTTATAACTAGCTTTGATTCAGACTAACTGCAGGCTTCCGAGCTAGAACTTTTGAAAAGCCTCGtctacctttctcacagggtCGCATGAAGCGATCGCGCTGCCGCCATCAGGCTCCCGGAGCAGGCCGCGGGAGACGAGGCAGGCACGCACTGAAAAGGCTGggtggccggccggccggctagGCAGCGACTCCAGTCCGGATTTTATATAGCAGCTGGTTTGCTTGGTCTGCTGTTGCAGCCTTCCCTAAGAGAATTTGCGCTTAAAGACAAGTTACGCGTCTTCCTAGGAGTCATCTGAAATGGTGAGAGGCCAGCAGCAAGAGGTctgcgggaggcggggggggggggggagattctggcGATCTGGCtgcatttgcaggccctgtaagtATCGGGCAGGGCCAGTTGCCCCTTCGTTTATTTACTCCTCCCCCTTTCGCTAGCCCGATCCTCCTCGGGCAAAGAGCCCTCCCCAGCCGCTCGACCGCTGGCTCAGGACGGCAGAgagtgtaggggggggggggggctcggaatTAACTGGCGGGAAGGACCTTGCAAAATTGCGGCACCCCCACGGCAAACTGGACCATCCGAGCTATAGTGGTATGGCTTGCTGCTGATTATTAACaggttttatgctgtattttataatgttttgaaTGGATCGtggttgtattttattgtattggtatTGATGTTGGAAGCTGCCACGAGCCGATAACCCCTGTAGTGGTGGCATATAAGTTCAAATAAAGACGGGCGatcaagggaaaaataaaggcagATTTGGGTCCACAAGGACGCTGGAGATCCGGCCTTCAGCAACGTTTTATGCAGCCTTCGTTCTCCCCTGCAGTTGTTCCCACAGGCCACGCCTCCGATCCTCACAGCTGAAGGAAACCCGGTCAAATTGTTGCCAGGCTGCCTGTCTTCGAAACCAGCCTCCATCCCCTTTTGGATATGTGTTTGCCTCTTTGTTAAGTGGGCATGGCCCGGTTTCCCACTGGAAGGCAGCGCTCCATCCACAGCGTGTGGGTTCCAGTCTCCCCATCCGGCCCGTGGAGGCGCCTCCATGGATCGCGCCAGGGGGCCCCATCCCTATTCTTCTGTCCACCCACAGGCCTCTCGGAAGATGTCCTGTTTGTTCCCAGTGTCTGAATCGGCTTAAACATAcatccaggtgggtagccctgtcggtcagttcaggggcacctttacaaCCCACAACGTTTAGTTCGGGGCTAAGCTTCGGagagcaggcacacttcctcagacgcaTCATTTGCTTTGACACGGAACCTGTTAGGAGCGCAGAGCTTAAACTCGCTGGTTTGTTAGCACTCTTCCAGTACCCTTTCAAAGGGGCAGTCTGCATTATTAGGGCTCCTCGCCTGTTCTAGACGTCCAGGATAAGGGGGACTGAGGATTTTGACTCTCATCAAGTTCCACCCAGATGTGAATTCGGAACACACCGCAGTGACAGGAGTCCGCGGGGATGCGCATAAATGCAACAAGGTTGAATGCAAAGACATTTTATCGTCCTTTCTTAATGAGTTACATTTCTTGGCCCTGGGATTCGATAGGAAACGGCATTTAGGGTGCAAAGAAATTAGAGGGAAATTCGGTCGAAGAAGATTTGAGGTCTTTTGGCAGTCCTGGATTTGTAACCTATGGTAGAGCATAACATGAGGAGGGACCACTAAATACAAACTGTAAACAGCCTAAAATGTCATGCTCTGGGCTTCAACATGTCGTAATCCGGCCCTGCCTACTGGTGAAAAAAAGGGGAGGTCTAAACTCTGTATttgtgtaagggggggggggacggggacaccTTCCCCTCCATCTTGTCGCGATAAAGCTCAGGTCCAAGGAGCATAAGCAACCTGTCCTGCCAGGGGCCCAAATATCCCATTTCTCCGCTGCCTGTAGACCTAGTCTGCATTCAACGAGGGGGAAGGGTAACTACATGGCAGTAGCTGATCTGGATTACATCGAGAAATTTTGCCTAGTCCCCCTCACAGCGATTGCCGTCGTAATCTCCCAAACCTCTCTGACTTGTTCCGGTTTTCCCAGCTCCAGCTCCGCTAGTAAACCCTGCGTGCAGAATTATGCTTTTGGGGAGAGGACCAGGGAAACCATAAAtgctattttttttggggggggggggtcgacggCAGCGATCCAGGCAGGCCTCTGCCTTTACTCTCCAATTACTCTTCAGTGGCCggactttctttcctctttccagtATTTCGATCCGTATTATTTTGGCTCATTGCATTTAATTAAGAGCCGAGTTGGTGTTCCATATTTAATTGGTGTGCATgtggagagacacagagagaggggggggggggagaggagataaTAACCTCCAAGAGAGCCAAAATAAATGCTCGTTATTCAAATGTGGGCCGTCCTGGAGAAtagcttcttcctcccttctgtcTTCTCTAGCCAGCCTTCTTTTGAAagcgcgcacacgcacacacatgcacacacacacgcacatacagaGGCGTGCattccacagccccccccctctctctgcagaTCCCAGCAATAATTTTCCGCTTTCCTTCGATAAAATTGCCAAATAATAATGAATCATTTCATAAATAATAGGTTTAGGGGCTTATCAGGGCAGGCGGGCCATTGCTGGCGCCTTATCTCTCTTGGCCACATTGCTCCAGTGTTCCGCTCTCCATACTAAATAGGAAACTGGACGTGATGTGGGAATGAGATCCCGGCGCTGGGAAGCCACCCAATATTacgacttctttctttcttcttcttctcgcccccccttcttttcttcttttttatggtAAAGGGAGGCGGGAAATAgagctatataaataaatatagccaGACCCAAAATGGCTCCAGTCATTGTCACCAAAGGAAAGCAAACGGTGAGTAAAAAGAGAGGCATTTCTCTGGCTCttgcagcctccagctgggacgtTTGACCGAGAAAATCACCGGAGAGGGCGGGCGGTGGCGAGGGAGGCGAAGGGCGTGCGTGGAGGCTGCCCATTGCCCGCCGCCACCGCCAGACCTGCCCGGCCTCTGCCCTTCTCCCAGCGGCTCTTTGCGGAGGGTCTGCCTGGAGGGAAGCGGAAAGGAGCCCTGGGTAGCGACGCGCCGGCCCTTCCTGAAGGGAGAACAGGAGGGGAGCGAGGGCCGGGCGGCGGCTGGCTTGGCAGGGGCTCGGCAGCGCCCAGGCGCCTCTCCGCAGAGCCAGATGCCCGAAAGCCGCCCGAAGAGCCGTTTCCCCGGCTTTCAGCCCCAGCTCCGGGCCGTCCTCCTTTCCCAGCCGCCGCCGGATCCTGGCGCCCTCCTggcttcgccgccgccgccgccgccgccctccccgCGCCCAGCCACGCCGGTCGGGGGGCTGCCTACGGCCAGCCGCAAGATGCccgagggggcaggaggggagctCCGAGGAGGCGCTCCGCCGATCCTCCGCGCCTGCGAGACCGACGGTCCCCGAAGGCCCCCGCGTCTCTGTTGAGCCttggtgggggcgggggaaggaccGTTTTCCGTCTCATAAAAGCCCCGTTTCTCTGCGGCCCTGGTCGAGCCGAGAGCCTTCTAGGCCGCTTGGGGCCATGATCCATTCCTGCAACACGTCGGCGGAATTCTTTCGGAGTCGCTCATGACTGaccatttattttttttcatttttacatGCATCTctagaggctcagggcggcttacgaAGTTTAAAACATCCAACATTAAGAAACAGGTCATTCCATTAAGGAGGCTTCTAGTCAGACACGACGGGACAGCCTGGCCGAGATGGGCGTGATCCTGCCGCTGCACGATTCAAGATCATGCTGGAATTCGTGGCCTGGGGATGCAGCGGGACGTGGACCCGTGACTAGGCTCCGGTTTGGGGCGTGTGGAACGAGACACTGTGCGGACCACAAGGCAGCGGGCCAGTCTAGAAAGCagacccccccctcgcccccacctTGTTTTCCACAGCGCACGGAAACGCCGACGGGTTGGGCCCTCCTCCCCGGCCACGCAAATAGTttttgctgggtcagaccagcggCTCGTCTCACAGAGTCCTTCCCCGGGCAGTGGCCAGGCGCCCTCGGCGGGCAGTCAGAGAGGGGTGGGTGCAGGGAGAGAGATGCTCATGCTCATCCTGGGTTTCACTTTGCCTTTTCATTGATGGATCTGCCGTAATTAAATTGTTTAAAGGCGCCTTTTGGATATAATCctttaataaatacatttcataaGGCAGTCTGGGGACACGGAGGGTGGGGAGAAAAACCCATACATGTGAATATAAATCAGTATAAAATGAATGAGAAATTTACCAAAGCTTCGACCTTGCCCTGCCGGTGTCTCCAGGCATATTAAAAGATatactgcctctaaacatggaagTTCGATGCCTAATAGCCGCTGACAGCCTGTGAAATGTGTCTGTTCTCGTGCTCTGTCATCACATGGGAACAAATTAATTCCACAACAGTCAATTCAGCACTGGGACGCTCCGTGTATCTGGAGTCTGATTTGAAAGTGCCTGAGAGATGTCGGGGGCTGCCCCTGGATAGAGTCTCTTTGCAATTTAATCCGCCAGATCCCTATTAAGAAGACACGTGACTTGCACGCCGGGCTTATCTGCCATTTGCAGACCGATGACTTGCGTGATTGACTCAAGAGCCTGAGCGGCGCGTTTGGAGAGAACAACCCAACTGCCTTGAGGATCGCGGGGCTCCCTCACCAAAGATCCTTCATTAGGACTCTGGAAGGAAGCCTCGAACTGGCAGAacaacagcatttatttatgatatttattATGTACATTGGGAGCAAAGTGGGGAAAGGCAGTTTTCAAAAGCAGGCAAGGCTTATACAGGAATCTCCCTGAAACGGAAAGTAAAAATACACTCCCccacaaaattaaaaacagacaaacaaaccatCACTAGAGAGGGGCGGCGGTTTGTGAAGGGAAAGTGACGCTCCCATATCTGCAGGTCGCCCCGTTTCCAGAATAGCATGGAGCGCGGGGCGGGGGGATTATATAGAGACGATTCAAGACGAGCTGAAATGCTTTGTGCCTTCAAACTAATCGGGGAGATTGATgtgaggttccccccccctcccccgttcccCGGTCGGCTTTCTCAAGCGCCGACACTAGCGACGAAGCCCTTTTACACCCAGTGCTGCTGCGCCCGGAGTCTGCTTCAGGCTCgccggggcgggcggggaggcggcGGGGGCCTGGCCAAGAGCCGGGGCTTtgttgctggaggaggaggaggagtgcggGCGCTTTCACCTACACCTGACAGACGTGAGCTGCATGTCCCCTGCAACGGAAACCAGCCCGAGAagagggaggaagagctgggctcGTCAAAGAGCGGCCAGGCCCTTCTGAGTGGGACTCTCCggcctgccacccccacccccacccccacccgcctcAGCTGCGCACTCCCCTCAAGGGCGACTGGGCAGAAGGCCAATCCCATCGGAGTGCAGGATCTGTTAGGACGCGCATGTTGGTGGGTGGTTTGAAGCGGAATACAAAGGCTCTGGGAAAACAATGGAGCCCTCCCAGGGCTTGAGAAAGGCAAGGTGGTCAGTTGATGGGGATCGATTTCAGCGATCCCTGGGGTTATAGggcgcttgctgctgctgctgcagcctcgACACGGCAGTGACTTCGGAGTGGGCGGGGCTGCGACTGACCCACAAGAGACCCGTGCCAGTAGTCTGGCCTCAGGGGTGCCCTTTTCGGGCTGTTTCCCAATCCCTCTGCAAACTTGGCGATTCAATGGAAACGAGAGCAAAGGTGTTCCCCTGCCCTTATGGACGAGAGCATTTCCCTTGCAACTGGGATCCGAACGTGGCTTTCCCCCTTCCGAAGTCTGCCGCGCAGACCCGGGGCCACGAGAGGTAGGGCGTGCGGGACGTTTAAGATCCTACTTCAGAGAAGCCCCAGCACTTCCGCAGAAGCAGCTCACTGGAGCGTGGCCCCTTCGGATCTCCGAGGCCGGCGGGCTGGCTTCTCCCTGAGGCGTGAAATTAGCAGCGCGCCCTTCAGGAGGGGAACGATTGTGTCGCAGCAGCAGTTCTCCCTTCCTCAGAGCTCACCGCCAGTCCTCGCTGCCTCCCGCGGCCTTCAGATGCCCGGCTCTTCTGCTTAGAAACCGCGGCTCTTAGATACCGCGGCTCTTCTGCTTAGAAACAATGAGCACCGCCAGGTCCGGAGGCGACATCTTGGGCCGAGCGGGCGGCTGTGAGGCTGCAGCCCTAAAGGGAAGGGCTGCGGAATAAACCCGCGTGCCTTTTGTGTCGCGCCTGAGCCAACGCGCTCCTGATTGGGCCGCACACCCGATCCTGGGGCTAAGCGGCCGGAAGCAAACGGCGGCAATCGTTTACTCTCCAGTAAGCGAGCCCAGGATTGCCGCTCGCGGTCCTTCTCCCCCCAGGCTAATGGTGgccaggcagaggagaggacggcTCGCGAGCGTCGGCGAGGCCATGGGCATGCGGAACATCTCCAGCCGCCCAGAGCTCCGGCCCCAGCTGGGCCCCGAAAGCGACTCCGGCCCCTCCGTGGCCCCGGCCCTCTCTTGCGGGGGGGacaggggggagaagggggagacgAAGGCCCCTCGGCCAGCGCGCCACGATAGGGCGGGAGGCCGATCTCGCCAAGCAGGCATTGCCGGGGGGCACCGGCGTCCTTGCCGCCCTTCCAGGTCCGCCTCGCGGGGGGCCTCTCCATGATGAGGGTCCGGGCTCCCCCGCGACGAGGGCAAGAGGACCCCCCCCCTAACTCTCGCCGCTGGGCCCACCGTCCAATGCCACGGCCCCCGCGgccgccggggagggggggggacacttccCAGACCGGAGCCGTCGGAAGCAAGCAGGGCCAGGCCGGGCTCCGGGGAGACGAGGGAAATCCTGTCGtcacccccgcccccccggggCCAGCCAGCGCAAAGGCCTCTCCTCCGCCGGCTCCGGCTGCAGGCCCCGACCGGGCGTCTGCgtcgccccctccccgccccctcccccctcccctcccgcttcTCCGCCCTCCCCtcgcgcctccctccctcctcccctgggcGGGCGcgcgccccctcctcctcctcctcctcctcctcgtcgtcttCCTCCTGCTCGTCGCCGTCGCCGCGCCGCGTCCCCTCGGCTGGCCGGCCAGGATGCTGACGGAGCGGTCTCCCAGTGAGCCGCCGCGGGATGCATCGCGCGGCGTGGGCGCCGGAGCGGGAGCGGAGGGCGTGGGCGAGCCGGACCTGGGCTTGGGctccggcagcagcagcggcagcggcggcggcggcggcgggggcggcgaggCGGGGCGGCGAGGCGGGGGGGTGGCGCTCCCGGGGGAGCCGGCCGTGCTCAGTGGGGTTGCCAAGGAGAcgggccggccgcccccctcccccggcccgccCCCCCCTGCCGCGCCGGTGCCCGTGATCGAGCTGGTGCGCGGCGGCCGCCCTATAAAAGGCCGGGAGGCGGCGGCCGGGGCCATGCACAGCCAGACGGCACCCAGCGGCGCCAGCGGCGGCACCAGCAGCGCCAGcagcgccagcagcagcagcagagcgccCGCCGCCCTCGCCCTCGCCGCCGGCCCCGGCACGCCCCCCGCCGGCGGCAGCGGcaccagcagcagcggcagcggcagccacGACGCCCGCATGGTGCAGCTCAGCCCCGCGGCCGCGCCCGCCCTCCCGCTCCAGCCGCCCGCCCGAGCCATGCTCTACGGCCTCGCGCCCCCGATCAGCGCCGCCAGCAGGTCCgtcgcccgccgcccgccgcgccctgccctgccctgccctgccctgccctgccctgccctgccctgccctgccctgccccggcCGCGCACCTTGGCCCGGCCCGCACGCGaggaagccgctcctgcggccgcgTCCCCCGTCCCGCCCGGGTCGCTCCTCTTCCCTCCCGGCCGTCGGTATTTGTCGGTGTGGGGATTGTCTGCCTCTAATTTTCATGGACCGAGAGATGGGCGTTTTGCTTTGTGAACCAAGAGCAAGTTAGGTCCGTGGCCCGATGGTCACGGGCAGAGCAGAAGTCTGCGGTTTGTGCCCACCCTTTGTCTAGGCAACTTTCCCTTTCCTTCGGAAAACCAGCGCGGGTTGCTACCGTGGAGGGCCCAATGGCCAGGCTGAGAGAAGGATGGATTGTACTGAGGACATAAATCATCTCCTTAAATGTAGCCTTTGTGAATTCCTTTCATGGTAGGCATgatggaagaggaatgcatctGACAGAAAAATAACAAAGCCCCTGGACACTAAAAATAAAACAGGGTGGTTAGGGTTTACTGCTCCAGTAGTAGAAAACAGCATAAAAGTAGCAAAAACAATTATTGTGGTGCTTTGATCATAATTGCAAGGCGTATAGGTGTTGTGCCATCGGAATGGAAGGGGTGCTGTTTTTAGAGATGGGTTCACAGATAGTCCTAGAATCAGTCAGGCaattgttttatcattttgtgTGAAGATGTGATGCCATATAATCTTGACTCTTGGGTCAATTACAAGCCAAAGCTATGTTCATCATGGCCTCTCAGAGGTCGGTCATTGTTTGGACAACGATTTACTGGAAACAATACTTTCATCAGGTTAAAGCGGGCTAAAAAAAGCTGCTGCAAATTATCTCTGGCTTCTTTTATTAGAAGTACCCAAAAAGTGCTTAAAGCAGGCATGTCATACATTTCAGAAACTTttgaatggacttagaaggatgcaaAGCTGCTTATAACGGCACCTCTAGAAGCCAAATGGATTTCATAGGAGACTCATCCAAGTAAATATTCTTGGAATTGTGGTCCAAGAAGCTCTCTCTGTGGGTGGGTGCCTCCTGAGCATTTTTAGCATGTGCACATATTCTAAGTGCTCATCCCctcgcatgcatgcacacacacacagatgcacaTCCTCCGCTGAATTGTACTGAATCCCTTTTCCCTTGGCTCCAGCAGAAGGCTGCTGATCTACAGTGGCTGGTTTTCGCTCTCTCATGGTGTTCTCTGCCTCTTATCTTGTAGTGGATTTTTTGGGGAGACAGACGCCTTCTCAATGTACAACAATAACCGAGTGAAACGAAGACCATCCCCTTATGAAGTGGAGCTCTCTGACGGTGAGGAAAGCCCTTTGCCAGCCTCCCTGGATGGGGCACTTGGAGCTGTTGCCTACTTTGGgcggtgggggtggagagggcatGGATGGGAAACTTGCTTAGAACACATTATGCCCTCTAGCCTAAAGATGGCCTCTAGCCTAAAGATGGCCATGATGCTGTGATGAAAAGCACATGTTTTGCTTTGTGGCTGAGTGGTACTGGCCCTGGTGGTCTGTTCAGCCAGCATGCAATGGCTACTTTGCAGAAATGGTCATTTGGAGAGCATACTAGTCTTTGTGGTGGCAGTGGCtgtaagtgggggagggggatttcagaCTTCCAACTGGGCTTCCAGGGGAGagattctgttttccattttaGCTTGTGGCTGGAGAGACTGGACGAGGTTACTGTCTCCTCTCCCTCCGGCTGGGTTTTTATCTAGCCTGGTCATCCTTCCACTTTCTCCTGCCTGCTGTAATGAGCAGGGCTCCAGAAGAGCTGCACCGCAGAagcaaaaggggtgggggtgtctcTAGAAAAGCTGTGGCTGTGTCATCCTCACTCTAATCCCCAGCAGGTTTAAAGGCAGAGGGGCAGGGAAGAGGACAGGTTGGGCAAATGCCCCTGCTGCTAGATCTGCTGGGTGTTCAGTCTCTCATTCCTGGTGGCTGCTCC
The nucleotide sequence above comes from Paroedura picta isolate Pp20150507F chromosome 4, Ppicta_v3.0, whole genome shotgun sequence. Encoded proteins:
- the TAL1 gene encoding T-cell acute lymphocytic leukemia protein 1, encoding MLTERSPSEPPRDASRGVGAGAGAEGVGEPDLGLGSGSSSGSGGGGGGGGEAGRRGGGVALPGEPAVLSGVAKETGRPPPSPGPPPPAAPVPVIELVRGGRPIKGREAAAGAMHSQTAPSGASGGTSSASSASSSSRAPAALALAAGPGTPPAGGSGTSSSGSGSHDARMVQLSPAAAPALPLQPPARAMLYGLAPPISAASSGFFGETDAFSMYNNNRVKRRPSPYEVELSDGPHTKVVRRIFTNSRERWRQQNVNGAFAELRKLIPTHPPDKKLSKNEILRLAMKYINFLAKLLNDQEEEGNQRGKVSKDSGIVQEDLLQDMLSPNSSCGSSLDGAGSPDSFTEEHDMLDSKHTRGIHHSILPIESNAQR